The genome window AACGGATGAACCAGGGAATCATCCTGCTGGTCTTTATTACTTTACAGGAGCGGTGGGTATCGGGAAATTGGTTATCTGAGATACCACCCACTGGGCGGAAGCTGATTAGATGAGAACTTACGCTAGACTGAATGCCTCGCGTTACCCGTGCCTCAATTGCTGGGCTGTTGAACCATGATTGAACTCCTGGCGGTGCTGTCTGTCTCTGCGGCAGCAGGAATGCGAATTGCTTTACCGCTGCTGGTTATTGGTCTGTTGTACGGCAATGGGCTGTGGGCAAAAATTCCCCTATTGTCCCGGTTTTCACCTCCGATTGTCTTAGGAGTCCTAGTCAGTTGGTCCCTGTTTGAATTGCTGGCATCCAAGCGGTTAATGGGGCAGCGAATTCTGCAAATTGTCCAGTTGGTGTTTAGTCCCGTTGTCGGAATGATTCTGGGGATAACTGTTGCTAAGGCGATGGCTGTTCCGCCTCAATTGGTGTGGATTTTAGGTGGGGTGAGCGGTCTGTTGGCCTTGGTCTTCCAACTGGTTCAGGCTGGCTGGTTTTATCGACTGCGGGGGATTCCGCCCTGGGTGATTTTAGTTGAAGATCTACTCTGTATTTTTTTGG of Neosynechococcus sphagnicola sy1 contains these proteins:
- a CDS encoding DUF4126 domain-containing protein — translated: MIELLAVLSVSAAAGMRIALPLLVIGLLYGNGLWAKIPLLSRFSPPIVLGVLVSWSLFELLASKRLMGQRILQIVQLVFSPVVGMILGITVAKAMAVPPQLVWILGGVSGLLALVFQLVQAGWFYRLRGIPPWVILVEDLLCIFLVLFAFDAPKQGGLIALLLLWLAIRSSKAWRDWYF